GTAAAAATAAACTTTAAAAGGATGTAAAATGAGTTACTATATACTAAGCAAAATATTTTTATATTCTGGGTACCTTATTATTGGATTTCTATCTTTTACAATTTTTAATAAAAACTTACGAAATAAAATTAAAGGTAAATTAAAAAATTTATACTTTTTGTATTACTTAACTTTTTTTGCTCTTTTTATAATTAGTTCCAATTTATCTTATCACTTCAACGAAAAGCAGTTATTGGAAAATTTCAATACTTTTGAAAAAGAATTTTTTGAAATACATAAAATAAATGAACAATTTTTACAAAAATATCTATTAAATTTTCCAATGCCAATAAGAATGGAATTGATGTCAAAATTTAATCCAATATATACAGTGTTTAACGCTAGTTTTGAAAAATACGCTAAAAACATTGGCAAAAATTCTTATGAAATTCAAACAAATTATAAAAATTATGTCAAAGCAACAAATTCAGAAATTAAAAAAAAATTAGAACAAATAAAAGAAAATATTACTCCTGTTTACAATAAATATAAATTGCCTGTTCTAAATGGTGAAAATACAGCAATAGGTGTTGATAATAATGGTAACATTATTCCTGTTATAAAAAATACAAACGGGCAAATCATAGAATTGTTGTTTTACGATCAAAATTACAATTTAATCCCCTTTAAAGAATTTGAAAGCTACAAAGTTAGATTTGATTTAATCCCAGAAAATAAAAATATACACTTCAAAGAACTAATAAGCGTTTACTATCTTGATGCAAACAATGCTATCATTCCCATAGAATATTATAAAAATAATATAGACACCAACCCTTATTACATAGACCTACAAGAGAATAAAGACAATTTTCTCAAGACAATCAAAATTAAAAAAGAGTATGGTTTATACATTGAGAAAAAAAAACAACTACAAAATTTGACTAAAAATGACAAACTTAATGATTTTAAAGAATTTTTAGAAACAAATAAGAATATTTTTTCATTAAATACAATATTTTCTGATGGCAATCCAATATTTACTTATGCCATAAATGTAAAAGCAAAAAATATCCTGAATTATTTAATAACAAAAGAATTTAATGTCAATTTACCAAATCAAGATTCTCAAACAGCTCTTCATAACGCCATAATACAAAGATATGAATTAGAATTTATTAAATCGCTTATCAAAAAAGGTGTTAATCCAAATATTAGAGATAGTAATAATAAACTGGCTATAGATTATTCCGATAAAACTAGTGAAATCCACAAATATTTATTCAGTAATTAGCATAAATTAGTTAATTACTGACAATGTACAATAAAACAAAAGCCTATTTAAAACTAATTTAACAATAGGCAACATTCTAAAACCAAATTGGACCCATTCAATAAACTTTAAATTTGATTTAAAACTAAATAAAAAGGAATTGGTCTATTATAGCTTAAAATAAGCTATAATTTTTAAAAAAATTGAATAAGTATTTGTAACTATAATTATTTTTAATTGAAACAATTGAAATGCTAATGGAACTTACAACCAATACCTTCATAATAATTAAATTGACAGCAAATTTTTTAACACTTTTTAGAAATACAAAATTTTACCAACAATAAACAATCTAAAGAATAATTAGTATAAATGCATATGAACTCATGATTTAAAATTTAATGACAACTTCTGAAAACTTTTATAAAACATTTGCTTACTTTAATCAATTCTATTGAGAATGATTAAAAGATCTTTGGTCTCAATTAAAATTAATATATATTTTATATATCATTTTAACAAAAACTTCTTAATAGAAAAAGAAAATGAATTAAGAATTATGGTTTTGGGTTGTTTCAGGTAATTAAATATAGAAATTATAAAATTATTAAAAAATTTTATAAACAGCAATTTAATATATCATTATTAATTCAATACTGATATTTACAAGATTGAAAAATCTTGTTAAGATATTTAAAGTATTATTATAATTAATTATTTTAATTAATTTGGATATAATTAATAAAAAGGGGAAAATTATGTCAACATCATCCGCATCTATATCTATATTTACAATATTACAAAAAATAGGAAAAGCCTTTATGCTCCCTATAGCACTTCTGCCAGCAGCTGGGATTTTATTGGGAATAGGAGGAGCATTTACTAACGAAACAATGATTCAGGCATATGGATTAGAAGGAGTACTTGGAAAAGGTACTGTGTCTAACTCAATACTTTATCTTATGAAATATACAGGAGAAGTAATTTTTGCTAATTTGCCTTTAATGTTTGCAGCAGCAATTCCAATTGGTCTTGCCAAAGTAGAAAAAGGAACAGCTGCTTTAGCGGGAGTAGTAGGCTTTTTGGTTATGCATCAAACTATAAATGGAATTTTGTATATACAAGGAATAACACCTGAAAGTGCAAGCTTAAAAGCATTATTGGAATTAGGAATGCCTGAAGCAGCTGCAACTGCAAAAAGTCAGGAATATACAAATGTACTTGGAATATTCTCTCTTCAAATGAGCGTAATGGGAGGAATGGTAGCAGGATTTGTTGCTGTCTTTCTTCACAACAGATTCCATAATATTCAATTACCTACATTTTTAGCATTTTTTGGAGGTTCAAGATTTGTGCCAATCATAACTACAATGGCAATGTTTGTAGTAGGAATATTTTTAACATTTGTTTGGCCTTTTATCCAAGGTGCAATGAATTCATTTGGAACAATTGTAGAACAATCTGGACTTTTTGGAACATTTGCATATGGAGCCATAAAAAGATCTTTAATTCCGTTTGGACTTCACCACATATTTTATATGCCATTTTGGCAAACAACTGTTGGTGGTACAATGGAAATAAACGGAGAACTCATATCAGGAGCACAAAATATATTTTTCAAACAGCTTGCAGATCCTAATACTGTACACTTTGAAGTTGCAAGAGGAACAAGATTCTTTAGCGGAGAATTTGTTGTTATGATTTTCGGATTACCTGGAGCCGCACTTGCTATGTACCATACATCTAAACCTGAAAATAAAAAAAATGTAGCTTCATTATTACTATCTGCTAGTTTTACATCAATGTTAACAGGAATTACAGAGCCTCTTGAATTTGCATTCCTTTTTGCAGCACCAGCACTTTATTATTTTATATATGTTCCTCTTTTTGGATTAGCATACCTTTTGACACACCTTTTAAACGTAGGAGTCGGACTAACATTCTCTGGAGGATTTATAGATATGTTTCTATTTGGAATACTTCAGGGAAATAGTAAAACAAATTGGATAGCAATTCCTATTTTAGGAATCTTCTACTTTATTGGATTTTACTTTATATTTAAATTTGCAATCATGAAATTTAATCTCAAAACAATAGGTAGAGAAGATGAAGAAATGGCAAAAGATAAAATAAGTTCAGAAAAAACAAATTTATCACAAACTGCTTCAAAAGTATTAGAGGGTCTTGGGGGAAAAGATAATATTACATATCTTGACGCATGTGCATCAAGACTAAGAATTAATCTAAAACAAATAGAATCAATCAAATCAGATGCTTATTTTAAAAATCTGGGTGCTAGTGGAATATTAAAAAAAGGAAATAGTGTCCAAATTATATTTGGAGGATTGTCCGATAACATAAAAATGGAAATCGACAAACTCATGTAAAATATTTAAAATATAAAAACAGCTAATCCAATAGAAAAAATTTAAAACATTTTCTATTGGATAGATTTTATAGAAAGAAGGTAAAAATGTTCAAACAACAATATTTTATTTCTGGCAAAGTACAAGGTGTTGGTTTTAGATTTTTCACAGAGCAAATAGCAAATAATATGGAACTAAAAGGGTTTGTAAAGAATCTAAACGATGGAAGGGTAGAAATTGTAGTTTTTTTTAACACTGAAGAACAAATGAAAAAATTTGAAAAATTATTAAAAGATGGAAATAGGTATTCAAGCATTGAAAATATTGAAAAAAAAACTTTAGATGAAAAATATCCTTTTCAATTTGATAATTTTAAAATTTATTATTAGAACTTATTTCCCGTTTTACCAACACCTTAACTTTTTTAGCCTTTAATTTAACATTACCCACACCAGAATTTTGATTCTTAGAGCAAGAAATAGTAGTTCTAAAAAAATGCTCAACTTTAAATTTCAAAAATTCTAAAGATTTTCTGTCTCTACAAAAGATATTTAAATTGCCATCAGAAAATTTAATATCAAGACCACAATTACAACATGTTTTTAAAAATCTACATGAAATAAAACTACCATTTAAACCATGCCTATTAAAAAGAATAAAATATTTTTTACCTCTTTTGGAATCTTTAAAATAAACTTTAAGCCAATCTCCTGCTGGCTTAACTGAAACTAACTTATCATAAAGATACGAAATGTAAATAGTTCTATTGTCATTAGATTTTAAAATTTTTTTAAAGAAATAATGAAGACCTATTTTCATATTAATTATATAATATCTTATTAATAAAATATTTTCTAATATTTTATTAATGTACTAATAATAATTAAAATTTAAAAAGCCAAAACTACAGTTTATAATTAAAAATTATTGATAAGTATTCTGTAAGCTTTATATAGTTATAATTGTATCCGTATGCAGCTTTAAAAGCTTTGCGAATTTTAACATTTAATCCTCTAACCATTGCTAAAGTTTCCAAATTATCCTTCAACATTAAATCTTTAATTGTAATTAATGTTTTAATGTAATTATCATCAAGAACACGATGTTCTCTTATCAAACTCTCTAAACGATCCATTGTAAGAGTAGAATAAGTGGCCTTACGTCTAACATACGTATAAATTCTTTGATTAAGCAATGCTAATAAATTATTATCTGCCTTATCATCTAAATTATCCAAAACATACCTATTGTAATGAAAAGCTGTTGTTATATCGTTTGGTTCGTGGCCTAAAACTTTTGTTATCCAATAATTCATTTCCATGTTTTTGGGCGCAAATGCAAGATAAGAAAATTTACAATAAATAGCTCTGCAAAAATAGACAGATTCTTCAGGAGCAAAAATATTATTAAAAATTTGACGAAACAATCTATTATAACTATATGCAAGATTTGAAGAAATTATCTCCTTAGTAAGATTCTCGGTTTGCTCCATATAACGTATTTCTTTTATGGAATTGATTATTAATTCAGGATCTGCAAAAACTGGAAAAACAACTTCATTAACAATATTATTTTCTCGCTTTTTTGCAATAAACTCCATACGAATATGATTTTTACCTGCAATATAAAATTTAGAAAGCTTCATTACTTCAACAGGCCTACGTCCTATTGCCATTAAAACTCCATAAAATTTTAATCTAATATCTCGATTTTGATTCAATAAAAGCTTAATTATCTCAATATAGGTATTTAAATTAATTTTAACAAATATCTGTTCTTTTCTGTAACTATTTATTTTTTCAATTTTATACTTATGTGCATAATCGTTTAACCATTTTGGAGTCACAAACAAATCTATAAAATATTGAAAATAGGGTTTTTCATTATTAAATTGATTTAAAAATATTAATTCTTCTATTTTCTTTTGGTCTTTAATTCCTATATTTTTTAATTCTTTTATTTTTTTTGATTTCCAAAAAAATAAAAAAGTATTATCTCTTTTAATCTTTTCAATTACTGAAAGATTAATATATTCTTTAATTATTTTACGGGTCTTTGAAAGATTTAATATTATTGAACGATTTGTAAATTTATCTTTTCTAAAAAGAATAGCCTTGTGACTCTCTGCAAGAATTTTTATTTTTGATTTCAACTTTAAATATGAAAGCTCATTAATTAAATATTTATTATATAAAATTTCTAACTCTTTTCTAAATATTTCAAAATCATTTTTTATCTTCACTTTTGGAGGCATATTAATTCAATTATACCAAGTTTAAAATTTTTAGCTAAGTAAAAAGCTTATGATTTGCTAAAAATATACTTATATTGGAGCAATTTATTTAATATTGCAATTAATAAACCAATAAAAAGATATTTCATTGACAGTAGCAAATCTCTTCATTGATTTTAAATCAATGCCAATAAAATTGAAATTTTAAATAAACTTTTTTTATTTTCTAAAGCAAAGCCATTTATATTTAGATCTCTAATATTGTTATTACAAACTTTGCAATAACAATTAAACACAATTCATTATTCTTTTTCCTGCAAAAGCAAAACTTTATCATATGCTTTTATAAAGGGTAAATACATAAATACCGAAATAACCAATAACAACAAAACTAGAACAAAAGCTTTAATATCAAGCCCTGTAGAAAAAAATGCTGCTATAGGAGCGGGAGTTGTCCATGGGGTCAATGTTCTGACTTTTTCAATAATTCCAAAATTAGTAAGAGTATATGCGACAATTATATTAAACATAGGAATAAGCAAAAAAGGAATTCCCAATATAGGATTTAAAACTATTGGTGCACCAAAAATAATAGGTTCATTAATATTGAAAATACCAGGAGCAAATGAAAGTCTTCCTATAGCTTTTAGATGTTGGGATTTACTAAGCATCATAGCAATAACAAGACCTAAAGTTGAACCACTACCACCAATATATACAAACGAATCAAGAAATCCCCCCGCTAAAATATGAGGAAGTGGAAGATTGTCTGAAAGAGCTCTAATATTAGAATCAAGATTTGTTAAAATTATGGGATTAAGCAAAGCAATAATAACATTAGTACCATGAAGACCACAAAACCATAAGATATGAACAACAAAAGAAATCATTAAAGTCCCAAGTAAAGTATCACTAATTTGCAAAACAGGTCTAAACATGTTCATAATTATTTCGGGAAAAAGGCTTCCTAACGAACTTTGAATAGCAATATTAACACTTTGAGCAACAACTGAAAGCACAATAACAGGAACTAAAGCTTCAAAAGATTTTAAAACAGCAGGCGGAACAGACTCTGGAAGCCTAATCGCCATATTTCTTTGAACTAAAAATTTATAAACTTCAACAGAAAAAATAGCCGAAATAATCGCTGTAAAAACTCCTTGAGCGCTAAAATATCTTGCATCAATTACAGGAAACCATGCATTAGGCTGAATTCCCCATTTAACAGCCTCTCCACCGTAAGGTATCCAATCTGATTGTCCAGCTAAAATTAAAAACGTATAAAGAGATAAAAATCCCCCTGTAATCCCACTAAGCTTATAATGATTGGATAAGTTATAACCAATACCAAAAACAACAAATATGGACATAATACCCATACTTACATAAAATGGCTGAACAAGGTTTCCCTTATACTTAGCCATTAAATCAACATACCACTGTTGATATAACAATGTTTGAGAATCTGTAAGGGGCAAATTAACTAAAAGTAAAATAAAAGAACCCACTATCAAAAAGGGCATAGAAAAAGTAAAACCATCTCTTAAAGCAATTAAATATCTATTTGAACCAATTTTACTAGCAATAGGAACTAAAGTAGTTTCAATAAAATCTTGAAAATTCATGAAAACCATCCTCCAATAAAAACTAATTAAAAGTTATAATTAACAATTCATAATATTAATTATAATATATTTCAATCAATAATATGATGTTAAATCCTTATATTTTATATTTATAATAAAATTATTCATTTTAAATATAAAATATAATATAATGTATTATACGATATATTAAACAATATTAATTATTGAGTAATATATAAAAGGAGAATATTTTAAACATGAATAAAAAAATATACAGCATGGAAGAATTAATCGACAAAATAAGCATGCCTGTTGTAGCTTACTCCGGTGAAGCTAAAAGCTTTTTAAGAGAAGCTTTGGAATATGCTAAAAACAAAGACTACGAAAAAGCAGAACTTGCCATAAAAGATTGCAAAAACTCTATTTCAAAGGCTCATGAAGCACATAGAGAAATAATACATCAATCAGCCACTAATCCGAATTCTGTTAAAACGCCTTTTATTTTAATCCATGCTGAAGATCATTTAATGTCTGCAATTTCTGAATTAAGTATTTTTGAAGAATTAATAAATGTTTACAAAATAATAAATGAAATAAAAAAATAGGAGGAAATATGAACATACTACTTGTATGTGGGGCTGGAATGTCCACAAGTATGCTGGTACAAAGAATTGAAAAATATGCCAAAGCAAACAATATAAATGCAAAAATTGAAGCTATTGCTGAGACACGACTTGACGAAGTGATTGATCGTTTTGATGTTGTTTTACTCGCTCCACAGTCAAGATTTAATAAAAAGAGACTTGAAGAAATCACAAAGCCAAAAGGAATTCCAATCGAATTAATCAACACAATCGATTATGGAACAATGAATGGAGAAAAAGTATTAAAACTTGCAATTAATGCACTTAAAAACAAAAGTTCTTTTTGAAGAAGGTTAAAATGAAAGAAATTGGAATATCCATATACCCCAATGTAAGCCCTAAAAATAAAATTATCGAATACCTTGAGAAAAGTGCCCATTTTGGATTTACTCAAGTATTTACCTCTTTGCTCTATATTAACGGAAATGAATTTGACATGTTCAAAGAATTACTCAAAATTGCTAATAAGAATGGAATTAAGCCTATTATTGATGTAAGTCCTAAAATTTTCAAAGAATTAGGAATCGACCTTTCAGATCTTAGAAATTGTTCAAAGCTGGATTATTTTAAAAAACTTGGTGCTTGGGCAATTAGATTAGACAATACATTCACAGGCATTGAAGAATCATTAATGACTTTTAATGATTTAAACCTTAAGATTCAGCTTAATATAAGTAGCATAAATAAACATATCAACACAATAATGTATTTTAAGCCTAATATAAAAAATTTGCTTGGATGTCATAATTTTTATCCTCACAAATATACAGGACTTTCAAGAATTTTCTTTAAAGAAACAACAAAAATATTTAAACATTATTCAATCCCAACAGCTGCATTTATTAGTTCTAATAACGCCGAAGAATGCGCACGAGGAAGAGAAAAAGAAGGAGTTCCTACACTAGAATCACACAGATTTAAAGACATAGAAACACAAACAAAAGATCTTTTCAAAGAAGGAATAGACACTGTTTTGATTTCCAATTGTTTCCCAAGTGAAAAAGAGCTAGAAAAAGTTTCAAAAGTAAACAGAAATGTTTTAGAACTCAAAGCAGACTTAAATCCAAAAACAACTTCAGTAGAAAAAGAAATAATCCTTGAAAATTTACATTTTAACAGAGGAGATATTAATTCCTACAGAATTAGATCAACTATGCCAAGAGTATATTATAATAATAAAAAATTCCCTATACATTCCCCAAATGAAATCAAAAAAGGAGACATCTTAATAGACTCTTCAGGATATTTAGGTTATGCAGGAGAACTCCAAATAGCACTAAAGGATACCCCAAATAATGGCTTTATAAACGTAGTTGGAAGAATTGTTAATGACGAAATATATCTGCTCGAAAAAATTGAAGCTTGGGAAAAATTTAAAATAATAGAAAACAAATAAATACTCTAATAAAAAGTTTGTTTATTGTAAAAATTTTTCAATTGCTTTAAAGACGTAATAATAAACAGTAATGTAAGACTCTTTCAAACCAAAATTTTTAGAACTGTCAATAAAATATATAAATTCATTAGTAGCAGAATTAAGATCCTCAACATAATTTTTAATCTCAAAATCCCGATTAATAGCTTTTATATCATTCAAATTTAAAATAATAGTGACAACATTTTGAATATTGTTATTAATATTGTTTTTGAAAACAATATTTTTGTTAAAGCTATTAATAATATTAAATTCAGGTTCATTGGAATTAACAATTTCTAATTTAAATTTATGATTAAAAAAAATCCCAAAATTATATGTTAATAAACTTTCTTTTTTAGAACTTAAAGCCAATTTCATCACAATATTATTACTAAATTTATCTAAAATAAAAAAATAAGAATAATAACTAATATCCTTAATAGAATTAAAGTAATCCTTAGTATGAACACCTGTTTTAAATTTACCGCCTTCTAGTAATTCATATAAACCAATTTCGATTTTTATTGCTTCATCTAAAGATCTAATAAAAATCGAAGAAGCACTAATATTGCATGAAAATAAAAAAAGAATAACAGGCAAAACAAATTTAAACTTTTTTTTCATCTAAGATTTCTCATAAAATATGCTAATATTATTGAAAAGCTTACATAAAAAGTATAACAAATTCTTCAATAATTAAAATCAAAAAGAATATAATTATTGCACTAGAATTGTATTTGTATAGAATCACTTAAGGAATAAAGTATGAAATACATTAAAATCATTTCCTTATTTTTATTAATTTTAGGTTGCAAATCTATCCCAAATGGTAATTTCAATCTACATGATACAAGTCATAAATTAGGAAAATTGAAATTTCAAGAAGACTCAATGATAAGCAGAAATTATGACAATAAAATATCTATTGTGGGAATATATAGCCCTTTAACAGAAAAAGAAAATTTTAAAGTCAACATTTATATCGAAAAAAAAGGATTACAAATAAATCCTGAAAGCGTCTTGATAAATGAAGAAAAAATTAATTATTTAAAATACAAAGCAGAGCTTAAAGTAAAATCTAGTTTTAATAAAAGTATTATTAGTATTTCACTAAATAATTCAAGAGATCTGTTGACCTATATTTACGATAAAAGTATAGGAAAATATATTAACATTGATTTCCAGGATAATTGGAATGTATCACATAGCACAAAGTTTAATAAAGAGTATATTTTAAAATATTTAACAGATTTTGATAAAGAGTCTAAAATATCTAAAAATATATTCCAAAAACATATTGATAGTAGAAAAATTGAAATTGAAAAAACAGAGCTTAAAACAGAATACAATGAAATAGAGGATTACTACATCTATAGCATGGAAATCCCAAAATTATTTGAAAAATCAAATACACTCTCAGAAACTTACGAAACATTTGTTATAGCAAATTATTACCCTTGTGAAAATTTAAATATCTTGTTTTTAAATTTAAGCTTATACTCTGATCAATTACGCTTCCTGAATTCTATTTATGATGAAAATAATATAAAATTAAAAATCGAACCTCCCGAGAGAACTTTAAAGGATTCAAAAACAATAAAAGAAACATTAAATATTGTATTAAGTCCCCAAAAAATAATTGAAATGACAAAAAACATTGAAAAAGATGTTACTTTAAAATTAAAATCTTATGGAGAAAAGGGTGAATTCATATTTGAAATATACAAACCACTTCTTCTAAAATTCTTAAAGGAAGTAGACCATTGCATAAAAAATTTGCAATCAAGTAAACTAAATCCTGTTAGTTAATATTTTCGCCCACTTGATTGCAAATTTACCAATAAAACTTTACTTTTTTGAACAAATGTATTACTATTAATTATAATGCTTAATGCAATAAAAGATCAAACGATAGGAGCTAAAATGTATCAATTAACAGTTAGTAAAATTCCGTTTAATAAAGTAGTAGACCGAAGATTGAAAATATTTTGGGTCATCCAAAAACTAAGCTCTAACTACTTTAAATCTAAAAAAAAATATTCCCTAAGCAACGTTGTAGTAATGACAAATTCAATATTGGGAAAAAAAGGTTGTAAAAAGGTTACCAAAAGAACCATACAAAACGACATAAAAATTTTTGAAAATTTAGGGCTAATAAAAAGCTATTTCAAACCGCTTGGGAAAAATAATGGAAGTTTTACTTACTACACAATAAATAAAAAACTTGAAAAAATAGCTAAAAAAATTATCAGCACTGCATATTTTATTGACAAGAAAAAAAAATATGAAAAATCAAAAAACAAGGAAATAAAAAAAATTAAATTAATAGAAGAATCCCAAAATTATAAAATTTCATATCAAATAACTTCACATGTATTAAGTAATATTATAAGTAAAAATTATAAGAATTCTAAAAATTCTTATAAAAAGAAAAATTTAAAAGAAACTATAAATTTTCTAGAAAATAAAATAAAAAAAGACTTAAAAAAAATAAATTTGAAAGAACTAAAAGAAATTACAGAAACTGAAATAAGTTACAAAAATACATTATGGAACCTTAAAGATTACACAGAAGAACTAAAAGAATATGAAGAAAAAAAAGTAATACAATTTTTCAAAAAAACCCTAAAGAAAAAGAAAAAAAAGATATGGTTTATGGCAAAAAACTTTAGAAACACAGACTTTAATGAGCTAATCAAAAAATTCAAACTTAAAAATATCAAAACAAAAGAAATAAAAAACAAAAGTATCAATCAAATTGCTAAAAAAAATCAAATAAAAAATGCCATTGAAGCAATCAAAACTCTAAAAAAATTTGAGTATAATGAAAATTAAAGAAAAAGAAAATAAATTTTTCAACAGAGTAGAAAAACAAAAAAACAAAATTGTTTATCACACTAAAATTTTTAGTATGATAAACAATTTTGAAGCAAAGCCCAAAAAAGGTAAATTTTGGCTTTGCTTCAGAAATGTATTCAATAGTAAAAAATATGAAAGTTTCCACTTATTCTCAGTAAAAGAAAATGATAAATTTTTAGGAATTTTTTATGGGTTTGTAAAACTTCCAAAACCATTTATCATAAATTATTCCGAAAAAGGAATTAAAAAAACAATAAGACTAAAAAAAATATTTTATGTAGAGTTCAAATTTAAAAAAGGAAGTGTCTTTTGTTATTTAAGAAGTTTGTATATACTTACAAAAAACAAAAATAAAAATAAAATTTTTTACAAATCTCTTCTAGAAAGAACTTTGAAAATTGAAGACGAGATACACAAATTTTACGGTAAAAAATACGAAAGTAATAAAGGGATATTAAATTGGATAATAAAAACCCAAAAATAATCACAATAGCATCAATTAAAGGGGGAGTTGGAAAAAGTACTACGTCTTTAATGTTTAGCAGTTTGCTTGCAGAAAAAGATTACAAAATATTGTTAATAGACTTAGATCCACAAGCAAGTAGCACTAGTTTCCATATTAATACTATAAGAGAAAGAAATTTGAATATAAAAGACCTTAATATATATAAAGTTCTTAAAAAAGAAATCGACATAGAAAACTCAATAATTAAAATAAATAAAAATACAGACTTCATAGCAAGTCATATAACTTTAAGCAAATTCAATGAAGAAAGCATTTCATTGAAAGAGAATTTGCTTAAAATTTTTTTAAGCTTTATTCAAAATAAATACGATTTTATAATAATGGATACTGCCCCTACATTGGGAAGTTTACTGAACAATAGTTTAATAATCACAGATTACTTAGTTATACCTTTGCCAACTGATCAATGGGCAATTGAAAGTTTAGACTTAATCACCAGCAGACTTAATGATCTTTTCAGAGAAGATTTGCCAATATTTTATTTAATAACTAAATTTATTGAAAGACAAAACATTGATAAAGAACTCAAAAATTTTATTGAATGTGAGTATAAAGGAAGGTTTTTAGGAAGCGTTCCTAAAAGAGATGGTCTGCGTAAAACTATTTTTTACAGAGAAAATTTTAATCCTAATGAAGATTATTATAAATCTTATGAAAAAATACTTACAAAATTTTTGAGTATAATTACAAATTAGTTCCACTTGGAACTATCAGTTCCACTTGGAACTGATAGTTCCAAGTGGAACTAATTTGTAATTATTGGAGTAAA
This portion of the Borreliella chilensis genome encodes:
- a CDS encoding ankyrin, with translation MSYYILSKIFLYSGYLIIGFLSFTIFNKNLRNKIKGKLKNLYFLYYLTFFALFIISSNLSYHFNEKQLLENFNTFEKEFFEIHKINEQFLQKYLLNFPMPIRMELMSKFNPIYTVFNASFEKYAKNIGKNSYEIQTNYKNYVKATNSEIKKKLEQIKENITPVYNKYKLPVLNGENTAIGVDNNGNIIPVIKNTNGQIIELLFYDQNYNLIPFKEFESYKVRFDLIPENKNIHFKELISVYYLDANNAIIPIEYYKNNIDTNPYYIDLQENKDNFLKTIKIKKEYGLYIEKKKQLQNLTKNDKLNDFKEFLETNKNIFSLNTIFSDGNPIFTYAINVKAKNILNYLITKEFNVNLPNQDSQTALHNAIIQRYELEFIKSLIKKGVNPNIRDSNNKLAIDYSDKTSEIHKYLFSN
- a CDS encoding PTS glucose transporter subunit IIB, giving the protein MSIFTILQKIGKAFMLPIALLPAAGILLGIGGAFTNETMIQAYGLEGVLGKGTVSNSILYLMKYTGEVIFANLPLMFAAAIPIGLAKVEKGTAALAGVVGFLVMHQTINGILYIQGITPESASLKALLELGMPEAAATAKSQEYTNVLGIFSLQMSVMGGMVAGFVAVFLHNRFHNIQLPTFLAFFGGSRFVPIITTMAMFVVGIFLTFVWPFIQGAMNSFGTIVEQSGLFGTFAYGAIKRSLIPFGLHHIFYMPFWQTTVGGTMEINGELISGAQNIFFKQLADPNTVHFEVARGTRFFSGEFVVMIFGLPGAALAMYHTSKPENKKNVASLLLSASFTSMLTGITEPLEFAFLFAAPALYYFIYVPLFGLAYLLTHLLNVGVGLTFSGGFIDMFLFGILQGNSKTNWIAIPILGIFYFIGFYFIFKFAIMKFNLKTIGREDEEMAKDKISSEKTNLSQTASKVLEGLGGKDNITYLDACASRLRINLKQIESIKSDAYFKNLGASGILKKGNSVQIIFGGLSDNIKMEIDKLM
- a CDS encoding acylphosphatase (catalyzes the hydrolysis of acylphosphate), producing MFKQQYFISGKVQGVGFRFFTEQIANNMELKGFVKNLNDGRVEIVVFFNTEEQMKKFEKLLKDGNRYSSIENIEKKTLDEKYPFQFDNFKIYY
- a CDS encoding Telomere resolvase ResT gives rise to the protein MPPKVKIKNDFEIFRKELEILYNKYLINELSYLKLKSKIKILAESHKAILFRKDKFTNRSIILNLSKTRKIIKEYINLSVIEKIKRDNTFLFFWKSKKIKELKNIGIKDQKKIEELIFLNQFNNEKPYFQYFIDLFVTPKWLNDYAHKYKIEKINSYRKEQIFVKINLNTYIEIIKLLLNQNRDIRLKFYGVLMAIGRRPVEVMKLSKFYIAGKNHIRMEFIAKKRENNIVNEVVFPVFADPELIINSIKEIRYMEQTENLTKEIISSNLAYSYNRLFRQIFNNIFAPEESVYFCRAIYCKFSYLAFAPKNMEMNYWITKVLGHEPNDITTAFHYNRYVLDNLDDKADNNLLALLNQRIYTYVRRKATYSTLTMDRLESLIREHRVLDDNYIKTLITIKDLMLKDNLETLAMVRGLNVKIRKAFKAAYGYNYNYIKLTEYLSIIFNYKL
- a CDS encoding PTS system chitobiose-specific transporter subunit IIC (phosphoenolpyruvate-dependent sugar phosphotransferase system; catalyzes the phosphorylation of incoming sugar substrates concomitant with their translocation across the cell membrane; IIB is phosphorylated by IIA and then transfers the phosphoryl group to the sugar; IIC forms the translocation channel); this translates as MNFQDFIETTLVPIASKIGSNRYLIALRDGFTFSMPFLIVGSFILLLVNLPLTDSQTLLYQQWYVDLMAKYKGNLVQPFYVSMGIMSIFVVFGIGYNLSNHYKLSGITGGFLSLYTFLILAGQSDWIPYGGEAVKWGIQPNAWFPVIDARYFSAQGVFTAIISAIFSVEVYKFLVQRNMAIRLPESVPPAVLKSFEALVPVIVLSVVAQSVNIAIQSSLGSLFPEIIMNMFRPVLQISDTLLGTLMISFVVHILWFCGLHGTNVIIALLNPIILTNLDSNIRALSDNLPLPHILAGGFLDSFVYIGGSGSTLGLVIAMMLSKSQHLKAIGRLSFAPGIFNINEPIIFGAPIVLNPILGIPFLLIPMFNIIVAYTLTNFGIIEKVRTLTPWTTPAPIAAFFSTGLDIKAFVLVLLLLVISVFMYLPFIKAYDKVLLLQEKE